agagaaaataaacacatttaagTCAGTCTACTGTCCCCTTTGCAAAGTAGAGCAAAAATAGATGACATATACAAGCTTGACTAAAACGTTTAGTGCATAGTTGTACATGGGAAATTAAATGTTTGCTTGACGTGACTGATTGAGTAGACTATTCAAAATGGCGTGTAGGATAAATGCTGTTGCTGGTGTCCTAGTATAAATTAATTCCAATACCAATGGTTCCCTACTCTGGTCAGGCATAAGGCAACATTACAGTATAACATACATTATAAACAGATGTGAATCATGCTCACATGCAAGGGAAAATCTGCAGTGACTGACCAAGACAGCGGATTGTCCTCAGAGTTAATTATGAAGGCTttaaaagagacagagacacattcTCCTCAAAACAAGTGACTTCACGAACATACACCgcataacacgcacacacacacaccacacacacacacacacacacacacacacacacacatatgacagAAGATTGAGTGACACAGTATGAGACACTACAGCCTTCCAGAACCAATGTCAGAGACCAATTGGAACCTGTGTTGTCTTTAGTGTAACCACCTCAGCCCACCCAGCACCAACTGCATTGTAGCTCCTGTTCCCATACACTTCCACTACACCACTGTGTGAGGAAGAGTAAGTTTACCCACCGGGAAAAATGCATTGAAACTATTGGAGCGTTTCTTTTTTTTACCGTGACCAGCAATCAGAATTTACCcagctatttttttttttaccactacatcTCTGAACTCACCCCACTGATGAATGGGAGGTTTAGCAGGGAGCCCAGGAAAGGTATCCTTCTGATGAAGCCTACTGCCGCTGGGAAGAAACCCCTGgagaagataaagagagagttaGTTGACAACAGCAAGCACATGATGACAGACTACGGATCTTTACACGCAGCAAGCCCTTGCATAAAATGAGGGCTGCACTCAACAGGGGGGGTGAGACAGTTGACAGGACAAACAAAGATGTCCTTGGCTTGTTTTACCTCAAGACTGCATCTTATTCGAAAGATAAGCTTAGCAAACAAGCCTGGGGCCTGTACTTGACCCACCTGAATAAAAGGAAAAATCCATAGATCTCCAGGACCACTCCCACAATTGGCCAGCCAATAAGAACGATCAACACTCCACCCAGGAAGAAGCTAGTTGCCTTCATCTTGTGTTTCTGGAAGAAGAACC
Above is a genomic segment from Oncorhynchus kisutch isolate 150728-3 linkage group LG19, Okis_V2, whole genome shotgun sequence containing:
- the LOC109864375 gene encoding vesicle transport protein GOT1B isoform X1 — its product is MISLTDSQKIGMGLTGFGVFFLFFGMILFFDKALLAIGNILFVAGLSFVIGLERTFRFFFQKHKMKATSFFLGGVLIVLIGWPIVGVVLEIYGFFLLFRGFFPAAVGFIRRIPFLGSLLNLPFISGFVDKVGESNTMV
- the LOC109864375 gene encoding vesicle transport protein GOT1B isoform X2, encoding MISLTDSQKIGMGLTGFGVFFLFFGMILFFDKALLAIGNILFVAGLSFVIGLERTFRFFFQKHKMKATSFFLGGVLIVLIGWPIVGVVLEIYGFFLLFRGFFPAAVGFIRRIPFLGSLLNLPFISGPS